cgaatatccgaaatttcggattcggatttcggatggagTTTTTCACTATCCTTCGAATATCCGGAAATGAACACCCCTACCAAAAAGGGTTCGAAAAAGGAAAGTGTGAGGTCGATTCCTTGTGCCCAACGTTCTCTTAGGTTCGGATTTAAACCTAGGTCCGTAATAAGGCTCGGTATTTTGCCTATACTTATTTCACACAATACAAACTCCTCCTCACTTTCACACTTTGTGTGAGCAAATAAGCACAACTCTCTCAATTCTTATTTTCTCTACCACCGCCGCCCCCAAAATCTTCCGACCACCACTCTCCCCGTCAAACTGGCGATCGTCAACCACGATTCCACCGTCGTCCGTGAAATTAAGCCCAAAAACCGCCGTATTATGGTCCGTGACTCTCTATATACACATTCATTAAGCTTATAGTTTCGTTTTGATTACTTTATAATCGTTTGTTTGTGTATCTAATTTGTATGTTTATGTAATGTAGGGTGCTGGTGGACCTTATGAAGAAGATAACAATTGGCCGCCGTGGTTGAAACCACTACTTAGTGAAAGCTTCTTCGTTCAATGCAAATTGCACGCAGATTCACATAAATCTGAATGTAATATGTATTGCTTGGATTGCATTAATGGTCCTTTGTGCTCTTTATGTCTCAATCATCATAAGGAACACCGCGCTATTCAggtttatattcatattcatatatacatcTATTGCGTTATTTGAATTTTTGAATTCGAAAAATAATATGTATAAATTTCAGTTACAATTAAATTACTCTGATAATGATGAAATTAAGTGGATGATTGATCATAGTAGTGATGCAATTGCTGTGATTGATATACAGATTCGGAGGTCATCGTATCATGATGTAATTAGGGTTTCAGAGATTCAAAAACACTTGGATATAACTTCCGTACAGACGTACGTCATCAACAGTGCGAAAGTTGTGTTTCTTAACGAACGGCCACAGCCGCGGCCGGGAAAAGGCGTTACGAACACGTGCGAAGTGTGTGACCGTAGTCTTCTGGATTCATTCCGATTCTGCTCACTCGGCTGTAAGGTGAATGTAAATTCAATTTAGGTCAATATATgtgtatatacgttttaatatgtaTAATAATAGATATTAGTGATTGATTTTGTGAATGTAATTGTAATTTGTGTAGATTGCTGGAACATCGGAGAAATTTCAGAGGAAACGTAAAGTTTCGCCGGAAAATAAGCATTTGATGACGGTGATTTCTGATTCAGAGGATTCGTACGGTGGTTACGGACGGCGGAGAAATAGTTATGAAGACAGAGTTCGTAGTTTTAGTCCGTCAACGCCGCCGTTGCCGACGGCCGGATTGACGGCCGCGAAGAGAAGAAAGGGAATTCCACACAGAGCACCAATGGGAGGACTGGTTATAGATTACTGAAATGCTCCCCTAGACTTTTGTTTAATTACTATGAAGTCCCtatagtttttaatttttattcaaATAGTTTGTTATAGTGTTAGTTTATGGAGTATATATGTAATGTAATTATAGTGTGTAGACTTTAAGGAAGAAAAAAGAAAGGCAACAAAATCAATATCGTTGTTCACAACAAGGTGTGGTTTTGAAATTAGGAATACTTTAAGGGCTGAAAATGCCACAATATATAGTTGGAGCTGTAGTTGGATTTATAATAGGTTTCTATATGCTTGTAAAGAAAAAGAAATGTAAAATGTAATCACATAGtgctgtggtggatggaagggtggTAATGTGTTCTATAGAAAATGTGCAACATAGGTTATAGGTATGCAATGAAATAAGCATTATATGTCTATTTGTGGTTTTATAGACTTGTTACAAAGTATTAAAGGGTGTGTGAACAAAGACACCATCTTAACCATTTCATCGATTTCATTTCCACTTATGATATGTTGGTTTCGTGGATGGATGCATACTGTGAATGGTCACGTGGATGTTCAACAGGTGACCACTAAGTTACTTTCCGTTTTAATTTTAACAATTTATGGATATCATTACTATTTACTTTACAGTCTTACCTATAACCTTTTGTCTACATTTTTTACATGCATAAAGAATTTTATttcatcatttttatttatttatttatgaaattaaactattaatttgaaataactcaaattgaattattaaataggGACAAAGGTAGCATTATATTTTAAGGGTGTTGATTCGTACACCGGTAAAATTATTCATACACTATCAAACGTGCATTAGAATGTTGTACTGTACAACCTAATAAAACAGTTTTAGTGGTGTACGAATCAGCTCTCGTATTTTAACTTTACTTGATATGTAGAATCATTGTATTGTACGGAACTGAATAAACATGTACCTAGAGTTAGATGTCACGGGTGAGTATAAGGCGGGTAGTTTCAGTTAGGGATGATATTCAAAACTTTAATTAATCAATAACTTTAGTTATTTGGTTCCGTTATTAGTttgttctttttatttttttaaaaaacaaaatgaCCTTTTATTAATTGAATACCGAGATAATTAGAAGATCATTTCATATTCACATCCATAATCATTTGATTTTTAGCCCTTCTATAGTATGTGAACAGAAAAAATGTTTATTAGTCTAAAGTACAACTTCTTTAATGATTACTTAGCTTTCATTAAAATTTTAGTTGTATTATATTGAAGTAACTaagtcataattttttttttttaaaggcaagataTTTTATTAACAAATAAAAACACTACACGAAAATAAACTAGCAAGGAGCTAGTCAATACACGAACCAACACATAACCGCATAAAAAGGACGCGCACACAAAGGCTCGATACTAAAGTAGACTCACAAACACAAGGACAAGACGCGACGCGACCACTAAAAAACTATGATTCCGAGTCCGATGACGCGCAAGAAGGGCGACACGAGCAACAACAAAAATCCTCTTCCGAAACATTCATCATATTCTCGAGAAAATATCTATCGTGCCACCGAAAATTATCTCGACGTCGGTTACGCTTCATATTATTCCTACCCCATACATGCTTAATAAAATGACTTTTGATCAAAGGAGGAACTTTTTTCCTTTTAACACGAAACCGAGCTACCGTGGTAAAATCAGGACAGAAGGGAATGTCCTGCAGGACAGCATGACCATTTCCTATTTGGCTAGGGTCGACCATTTCACCTTCATTTAGGGCCTGATTGTCCCTAGCAATTTCATGTGGGGAGTCTGGCCCAACATGAGGAACTGGCCCAGTATGATTTACAGTCCCGGTTTGTTGTTGATTTTGGGAACAACACGAACGGGGAGTCGGAAAAACAGGTATACGCGTGCCCATGCTTTCCTCGAAAACAGCACCATCATCATTGGAAAATTCATCAGAAGGCACGGCGATTGACAATTTTCGGGCATTGAGTCGCCGCCTAATTTGAATTCTGGTGAGGACGTCGAGGCAATAGTATCGTCGGATTGTGGCGGAACTGAGTTATCGCCAAAATCAGTCGCCGTGAATTCTCCCTCTTCAACCTCACCAACGGCGGCAGCATCGACATTCACGGTAAGGTTATCACCTTGAAATTCCTTCTTTTCTTCTATCTTATCTTCTTCACAGTGCACACCCTGAAATTCCTTCTTATATGTTTCACTGAGCAGACCTTTCTCTGCCGTTACATTAAGCTTACGGGACGAAATTGGGTCCATATCTGACGATTTATTATCACCCAGAATATGACCCTTGGTCTGCTTCGATTGAATCCCACCATCAGCATCTTCGAACCGTAACTTATTTACTTCGATAAGAGACCACGAAAACCGATCCATGTTAAAACTAAAAACAAGATTATGATTGCTCACCGATTCCGGAAGATCAAAATCGAACCATTTACCTCCGACTTTTATCTCGATACGATTTGAATTATTATGTTGAGACTCATTGGACTGTTGGTTAGATCCTACAACAGAATCTGCGAAGGTTTTACCTTCCCGAATAATTGGAATTGACAGGTATGACGGAGCACGACTCCACGGAGCCTGTGGAAATTCAGCGTAATCATTGACATTTAGATTTGGACCACGACCATAATCGTCAGCATTCAGGTTAGAAGCATGACCTTTATTTGGCACACGATTGGTTACATTTCTATCTAAAGCTTTATAGGCACGTATCCATCTCCCGTTGACATGAATGTTGTTTAAAACTTTCGAGAATGAATCGATGTCGGAAATACCATCGAACCGGACATACCCGAAGCGTTGGCCGCTCGACAATCTCTTCTGAGCGAAGTACACGTCTTTGAGAGTCCCATAATTCTCGAAAACTCTCCGACAATCATCACGAGACCAAGAATCCGGAAAGTTGAAAATCAAAAACGATGTAACACGACTATCACTCGACATTGTAGGCGAAAAGCCATTTGGCTTCGACATAGGGGTTACTTCATCTTCGGCCAGAGACTGACCGGAGGAGATGTTTTGGGTAGTTGAATATGGACTGACCGGAGGGGATGTTTTGGGGACTGACCGGTACTCAATTATGCAAGTCTCAATTGCTTTGTTATATTACCGTAGTATATAAGAAAATATAAAGATAGATTAATTATACTAAGTCATAAAATTTTACAGAACAATGCATTTGTTTTCAAATTAAAATTGTCAGACAAATCATTATTCATTTAATAAAACCAATATATAAGCATATATTGTATAATAGATTCTACTTGTTGTGTGTGTGTGAAAAATATAGGAATTAAGTTAAATTAAATCGAAAAGAACTAAAAGTTTACAACTAGTACACACTCGATCGCATCTGTTTAACATCTTATGATCCATTTGACTTACTATTGGACTAGACCTATAATAAACCAATTACATGGTACGAAGAAACTGTGAAAACTCAAGATAGGCATACTAAACTAATGAAAAATCAACCCAAGTGATGCATCCTCGTGAATTTCAACTTGTGAATCGTACCAGTAATCtcttaactttaaaaaaaaaaaaacctagaaAAATCGCATACCTATCGTCTTCAAGAACCTAACACAACTGGTGGATGTTACTTATGTTTCTTTTTATACcggttataataaataatgaaacatattccaTTTTTCTTTGCCCGTCCACTAACTTCTGAACGAATTTGCTCCTTGGCTTGGTGGATCCTACTTATGTTCTTTCTTAAACTAGTTGTAATAGTGGTGGTGGGTTGGTGTTTTAGGACTTCCTCTTTCATGGAGGTTCCTCTATCGATTATTTTCGTACATCACTTTTACTAATATCTCTAATGGCGACTCATGTGTGGCGTATTGTTAATCATAAGGAGTCATTATGGGTAAAGTGGATTCATACATATCACTTACGCAAAAAATCGTTTTGGGATGTTCCTATCAAGCCGGATTCCAGTTGGAGTTGGAGGAAGATTTTACAAACTCGTGAGGTGAATCATAAGCATTTTTTCCATTGTTTTGGTAGTGTGGTTTTTTCAATGTATTCCTCGCCATGCCTTCATTGTATGGCTTCTTATGAGAGAAGTTGAAGACTCAAGATAAAATGAAAGATTGAGAGATACACCATAATCATGTGCTTTTGTGTCCGTTATGTAACTCTTGCTCAGACTCGCAATCGCACTTGttctttgattgtattttttcTCGTGGAATTTGGTTGAAGGCCAAGTTATTTATGTGTCAtgcgaacaacaacaacaattggTTGCATATCGCAAATGATTTGGGTGATGGTCCGGTGAAAAATGCAGGTATTATGGTTTCTAAATTTCTTTTTGCTGCCTCAGTATACTTTATTTGGTAAGAGCGCAACAGTAGGATTTTCAGGGGTAAATCTCGATCGATGGACAGGCTCTTTAATGATATTTATTCGACTGTTCGCCTTAAGCTTCTTTCGGTTCGGTTCAAGGAGTCAAGTCAAGTAAAACAACTGAAGATCGCTTGGAAAGACTAAGTCTGGTTCTCTTAGTGTTGGTTAAGCGTTTATATAGTTTTATTTCTAGCTTTGTTTGCGCTATTGGCTGTGTTTGTTGCTATAGGGTGTGCTTATAGCTCCTGTGCTTATTTGTATCATctattcttttattatttttaataaaagctTCATTGGGTTAACCCTTTAACAAaaaaaatcattatcattattattaaaaaatttctAAACATAATTATAAGATTTATGCTTATGATGTTAGAACATGCATTGTTTGTGTAGCAGTTAATAATCATCAATAATAACTATCTTATTAACATCATGTCTCACCATTGAAtatgtatattatttttttttaacataGCTCTTAAAACAATGTTTAAAAAAATTCTTATTATTAGAAACTTTTAAACATAGCTCCAAGTTTCTCGATCTTATGCTTTTGATTCTTGGGTTTGGTGATACATCGAGGGCTTGGATTCGCATGTGTTTTTATAACTCCCAGACCTCGATTTTATATAATGGGAGTCCTATGGGTGAATTTCAGTTGCATCGTGGGTTACGTTAAGATGATCTActtagtccattcatatttctaatTATCATGGAAGGCCTTCATTTATGTTTTAAAAACAAAAAGATTCTTCGGCTGCTATACATGGTGCTAATATCAGGTATTCATAGGTGAAAGTGTTTCTTTTATTTTACGCGGATGATGCGGTTATTTTATCCGATGAAATGAGGATATCCTACACAACAATATTCTAGTTCTTAGTGAATTTCATCATTTATCGGGTCTAAAATTAAATGTGGCAAAGTCGTAGTTGTTCGGATTGGGAGTGTCGGAAAATATGTTGAATGATTGTGTTCGTGAATTTGGTTACTCAAAAAGAGAGTTTCCGTCTCTATTTATTTGGCTACCAATTGATTCAAACATGGATTCAACTTCAAATTGGAAGACACTTGTTGAAATATTTACGAAGAGAATTAGCTATCGGAGGTCGGCTGACTCTTACTAAAACGATTTTGGGGAGTTTTGAGTACATATTATCTCTCTATGTTTAAGTGTCCGAAAATGGTGCTAAAAAATCTCTGGGGGATTAAGAGCAAATTTCTTTTGGGGAGGTTCCGAATCGAATAGGAAAATGCATTGGATGAGTTGGGATCAAACTCTCGACTCTTGCAAAAAGGGAGGTATCGACATTGGGAGTATACGAGCATTTAATCCATCTTTTTTTAGATGGAAGCCGGCCTCATGTTTATGTGGATTTGGCGCTTCGTTTCGTATCCTAATTCGATGTGGGTCATGGTTGTCAAGGCTATTCACGGAACGAGTGGAGGCTTGGAGGGAGTTTCAATGTCGTTTAAAGGGGTTTCGTCTTCGTTGTTGCTAATTCTTCAAAGCAAAACAAAAAGGCATAAttccaagtaatgttcttatagTTGAAAAGATAATTGGCTCTGTGACAATTCAATGAAAGCAAATTATGCGAGATTGTTTCATATGGATACGGACGAAAAATGCACGTTGGTGGACAGATAGAATAACGGTCAATGAATGTGAAGTCGAGATTGTTCACGATTGTTGCTGCTACAGTTTGACACATTTGAAGATTCGGGAACATTGTGTTATTTCAACTGCGACAATGCGGATGGACTTGCTTTTTGATTTAAcctattctatttttttttttaattggatTGATAGTAGAGATAAATTTGATGTATCATAGAACTTGGGATTTTGTAAGCTGCGTTGTAATTATTGAGCATTTTCTAACTTCTTGCTATAAGggtatttattaataaattattgaTGTTCTGAAAAAGAGTTTGCAAATAGATTGGGAGAAGATTAATATTAATTTCAAGAAATAGACTTGTGAAGGCACTAACA
This genomic window from Rutidosis leptorrhynchoides isolate AG116_Rl617_1_P2 chromosome 2, CSIRO_AGI_Rlap_v1, whole genome shotgun sequence contains:
- the LOC139891538 gene encoding protein RGF1 INDUCIBLE TRANSCRIPTION FACTOR 1-like, whose amino-acid sequence is MGAGGPYEEDNNWPPWLKPLLSESFFVQCKLHADSHKSECNMYCLDCINGPLCSLCLNHHKEHRAIQIRRSSYHDVIRVSEIQKHLDITSVQTYVINSAKVVFLNERPQPRPGKGVTNTCEVCDRSLLDSFRFCSLGCKIAGTSEKFQRKRKVSPENKHLMTVISDSEDSYGGYGRRRNSYEDRVRSFSPSTPPLPTAGLTAAKRRKGIPHRAPMGGLVIDY